The following is a genomic window from Candidatus Binataceae bacterium.
GTAACCGTAGGACTGAGGCTCGAATTCGAAGCGCGGACCGGTGTCATGGTACAGACTCTTCTGCACCCAGTCCGAATGCAGGATGCCGACGTGGGCGGAATCAAGCTGACCCTCCAGCCCCTGGAACCAATTGCACGGAATGACCGCCAAGGCGCTGGTGACGTGTCCCTGGGGCAAGTCGGTGAAGTTGAAGCGAGGGAACTCCGGCGGCTGGGCGCGGCTGCCCAGGTACACCCAGATGATGGTGCCGGCCTCGCGCACCGGGTAATGGCGAATCCGCACCTTGGCCGCGAATTGGGCGCGCCGCTCGGGTGGCTCCGACGGCACCTCGACGCAGGCTCCGGACACGTCGAATTTCCAGCCGTGAAAGATGCAGGTCAGCGCGTTGTCTTCATTGCGCGCCAAGGCCAGCGAGGGGCCGCGATGAGGACAGCCTTCGTCGAAGAAACCCACCCGACCATCGGTTGAGCGGAAGGCTACGAAGTCTTCGCCCAACAGCCGCACCCGGATCGGCGCGCCGTCAGCCTCCAGCCGCTCGGCGCGTAGCGCGGGAATCCAGAACTCCCGCATATACGAGCCCATCGCCGTCCCGGGCCCCACCCTGCACAAAAGCTCGTTGTCCTCTTTTTTCAGCATCGTCCTATCCTCGGCTAAGTTCTTGCCGTGCTCCGCCAACCGCGGCCTAGACGCTGACCGGAGCGCTGCCGATATCGCCGAACAGTCCGTGCTCGGCGCCATGCTTGAAATCAACTTCGTCGGGCAATTCGATGGCGCATGAACGCACCCGTTGCGAGGCCGCGCTCAGTCCCGGGATCGGCTGGCCGAGCCGATTAGCCCGCGCCGCGGCGAGCAACTTGCGCCGGGCCATGATGATCCCGTTGTCGGTGGAGACCAGGTTTTCCTCCGCCCGATCGACGATCGGCCCCATGCTCTCCTGCAGCGAGGCATCCTGCATCGCGATCCCCTCCACCCCGCTGAAGCTCAGGCCGGCGCGCTGGGCCTCGCGATCCATCAGGTAGTCGTTGCCCTGATTGGCGCGAGGCACGAACGTCCCGGGCACGTAGCGCGCGTGGATTCCCTGGCCGTCCTTCATCGCCGCCACTTCGGCCGCACTCAGCGCGCGATGGGGATGGTAGCTAATGCTCCAGGCCCAACAGTGGTGGTCGTCGATCGGGACCCAGGCGTGGCCGTTGATCGGATGGTCGGCGCGCGGCGCGACCAGGGTGTAAAACGGCATGATCCAGGGTGTGATGCGCCAGTAGAACTTGCCGCCTTCGGCGCGCCGGCGGGCGCCGATTAGCAGGCCGCCATCGAATTCCGTCACCTCGAAGTGCGGCATCCGATCGCCCAGGTTGTACTGATTGCCCTTGGAGCCGGCGAACAGCGGGTCGCTGTTGAGCGCGCCCGAGTGCAAAAAGGAGACGTGGCTGGAATCGATCCCACCCTCCATCGCCTGCAGGTAATTGCACTCCTGCAGCCGCTTGGAGACGAAGCGGCGCTCGGGCGCCACCAGCGCCCATTCCAGCGCCGGCGGTTCGGGCCGCTGCTCGGGCGGCCCCAGGTAGGCCCAGATAACGCCGCCGCGCTCCAGCACCGGGTAGGACTTCAGCCGGATGCGCCGGCGCATCCCGCTTTCCTCCGGCTCCGAGGGCAGATCGACGCAATGCCCCTCGACGTCGAACTTCCAGCCGTGATAGGCGCAGCGCAGTCCGCACTGCTCGTTGCGTCCGAACCACAGCGAGGCGCGCCGATGGGCGCACAACTCATCGAGGATTCCCAGCCGGCCTTGGG
Proteins encoded in this region:
- a CDS encoding Rieske 2Fe-2S domain-containing protein, with protein sequence MLKKEDNELLCRVGPGTAMGSYMREFWIPALRAERLEADGAPIRVRLLGEDFVAFRSTDGRVGFFDEGCPHRGPSLALARNEDNALTCIFHGWKFDVSGACVEVPSEPPERRAQFAAKVRIRHYPVREAGTIIWVYLGSRAQPPEFPRFNFTDLPQGHVTSALAVIPCNWFQGLEGQLDSAHVGILHSDWVQKSLYHDTGPRFEFEPQSYGYREAAVRRMPDGQHYVRVRDFALPWYSFIPMGSRADDHMLTMSVPVDDTHSAQWDVTYNFSRPVARYRRAAPQNLDNMADGMALDDYYGQSRPRMREGSWSGFSFLRFEDFAVAIAQGPIVDRSREYLGSSDTSINRARRMLLEAVRRHAKGEPTVGLQQPIRWDTLEAQDAIIAADADWRAVAR
- a CDS encoding Rieske 2Fe-2S domain-containing protein produces the protein MGLSREANDQLTQTGRGTLLGDLMRRYWIPALLSEELAEPDCPPVRLKLLGERLIGFRDSQGRLGILDELCAHRRASLWFGRNEQCGLRCAYHGWKFDVEGHCVDLPSEPEESGMRRRIRLKSYPVLERGGVIWAYLGPPEQRPEPPALEWALVAPERRFVSKRLQECNYLQAMEGGIDSSHVSFLHSGALNSDPLFAGSKGNQYNLGDRMPHFEVTEFDGGLLIGARRRAEGGKFYWRITPWIMPFYTLVAPRADHPINGHAWVPIDDHHCWAWSISYHPHRALSAAEVAAMKDGQGIHARYVPGTFVPRANQGNDYLMDREAQRAGLSFSGVEGIAMQDASLQESMGPIVDRAEENLVSTDNGIIMARRKLLAAARANRLGQPIPGLSAASQRVRSCAIELPDEVDFKHGAEHGLFGDIGSAPVSV